TGAGTTGGGACTGTGTGCGTGACAAATACTCCAGAATCGCATAGATTCTGCGTCTCATCTCCGAAATGCTTGTTTTCTGCGTAGGCAGTCTAGGCTTGATCGGCTTGCCAATGCCCACTTCTTGTCCATTAGTGCTGGCATTGTTTCCACCTACGCTGCTGTTTGACCCTGGCGGCACCCGCTGCATGGAGCTGCCCGCAGACTTTCgcgtgccgccgcgcctCGAACGTTTGCGTCCGCCGTCCTCCTCCGAAGAAGAATTCGAGGTTGCGGACTTGCCCCTCGTACGTTTACGCATAGCTCCAGCCGAGCCTGATGATACCGGTGGTCCACTACCCAGAACCCTCGAGGCCTCAGAAGACGAGCCCTTGCCTTGCTCCTGCTTCGTTGTCACAGGGGGTAGGGTTCCCATCGATGTGCTTGATGTGGCCGTAGTAGGCGATGTGTCCTCGCCGGACAGCTCCCTGTCCGAAAGGTCTTTGTGCTCAGCCTTTAAAACTTCCTCGGGCTGGGAGGTGCGACGACTCTCGCGGATGGCCTCCAGCATCAGCTGGTACTGCTTCTCCTCGCGCGCACTGAGCGTCGCCCGCTTCCGGTTCAGCAGGCGGCGCTCGTCCTGCTCGCTCCCCGCAGAGCTGTTTGGGCCTCGTGCGTCGTCGTCATACTGGCCGGAGTcgcggctgcgcggccgcagctcgtcgtcgtACCGGCGTCGCTGCCGGTCTGCGTCCGACGCGCTGTCCGCGCTCCGGTCCCCGCGTTTCGCGCGTCGGCtctggcgccgccgctgtTGCGTCGGCTTGTAGTTGGAGCGCCGCTTGCCCAGGTCGTTGGTATAGACCGCATGCTGCTCTGGCCGGCACTGCTCGCACCAGTACTTATCCGGCGTGCTCTCGCCTTCCATGATCCCCACGCAGTAGCCGTGTTGCCACACCGAGCAGCTCTCGCACTGTATGAAGAAGCCCGACGCGTCTGGAGGGTCCAGCTCCCCGCACACACATCGTGTCTCGCCCTCCtcatcgtcgtcgccgtcctcctccgcctcatgcgccacgtcctcgtcctcatcCTCCTCATCCATCACGCGCCCGTCCTGTCCGTCGTCATGAACCCGCGCGCGCTTGcggtgcagcagcgcatGGTCCATACTCTGAGGCTCTTTCAACTCTGCTCTAGTCATGGCCGGAGACGCCGGATCGAGAGTCCTCTGGCTGGCTGCTGGGCATATGTGGTTTAAGCTCGCGCCAAAAGAGGGGAACTGGCGTACTTTTTTTTTCAACTTTATAGAGCTACGCAGGAAGACCGCGATGTTGCGTCCGCTAGCAGCCCGCAGACGCGGTGCGTATGTACAGTCTGTAGTATGCTTGCCAGGCCTTCTGCATCCAGGTGGTAGCTGCTTCCCCAAcagtcacgtgatacaCACGTGACAGGTGTTACCCTGACATTTGTGAGGCGCAGCGTATTACCCGGATCAATTGCGCCCAGGAATGGCATTTTAGTGTTGAGCCTTGCGGGCCGAATAACCAGTTCACTGCTTACCAGAAGGACATACAATAGTTACGTCTAGCAGCGGTTTAGCGTTCATCGGACATATCATAGTGCTATAGCCATCTGTGGAGCAGGTATTAGGCGGCACAGGAAACGCTTCTCACACAACAAGGCGCTTCCGTTGACAAAGGGAAGCTGGCAAAAGAGCAATTAGACAGAATCAGGACGCAAGGAACAACCTAGGACGGTCTTTTTGAGTAGCGTTCACGGAGGTACTAGCAAGAAAATAACGGTGGAGCGCGAGCGGAGGAAGCAGGTTTTCCACGAAAGGAGGTTAGGAGCTTTGTCATACTATATTTGAGCGTACTTACATGCCAGCGAGGCTAGATAAAGAAGGAATATACAACAGAACAGAACGACCCTACGACCCGCATAGAGCCTATTGAGATAAGAATGGGGAACAGCCCGTCCAAGGATAGTCCATATGCCTTTCAGAGTACGACCCAGCAAGCCGGAGCCGGCAGCCAACAGCAATCGTCACTAGCCGACGAGAACCCTAACGAACCTAATGACCCTGATGATAGTAGGTTAACGCCTACACATACGAAGAATATCTCTATTTCTAAGCCTAGGAATAGCCATGTAATTACCAGCGGCGTGTCGGCCGTAGCTCCTACGAGTGTGCGGAGAAGCCCGTACTATGATTTGAAAATTGATGTGAACATGGCGCGTGCATTGCAGCCCGTGTCCACCTCGTCCGACTCTTTCTCATCCTCGTCCTCATCGTCCTCTGCGGCGAGCTCGTCTTCCACGGCGAGCTCATCTACTAGCCTATGCGCCAAACCAGGAGAAACGGCGGCAGTCCCGGGACACTGCGGATACGGTAGGGAACATGGGTTTCTCTCCTTGAAGAGCTCGCTCTCTTCAAGCTCGGATACCGCCCTTTCCTCCATTAATGTGAGCGGCGGCGGTAGCCTACCAACCATCGCCGAGGAGAGGGAAAATTCGCATATAATTGCCCGAAACTCGAAGGCTACGTCTGCACCATCATACTCGCACATGGCCAAGAAAAGTAGAATTGCCAATCCCCGTTCGGAAACTCCGATTGTGCTAAAGAGGAATCCCCACGATCCTTACAATAACGACAAGTTAAACATTGATGACGCAATCGAAAAGTTACTATACATTGGGGATAGCAGGTCTTACCATTCCCGCGACTTCCCATTCCATTCGTGGGAGGTCCAGTTGATATGTGCCACTGTGCGTGAAATCTTTTTGGAACAGCCGTCTCTATTGCGTCTCCAGGCGCCAATCAAAATAGTCGGAGACGTCCACGGGCAGTTCACGGACTTGTTGCGTATATTAAAGCTCTCGGGAGTACCGGATGAAACGAACTATCTATTCCTCGGTGACTATGTCGATCGCGGTAAGCAGTCACTAGAGACCATCCTGTTATTGCTCTGCTACAAGATCAAGTATCCCGACCGGTTTTTCATGTTACGCGGGAACCATGAATCGGCGAGTGTGACTAAGATGTACGGTTTTTATGATGAGTGTAAAAGGCGTATGTCGACGAAGACTTGGAAACAGTTCGTGGATGTGTTCAACACGCTGCCCTTTGCTGCAATAGTCCAAGATAAGATATTCTGTGTTCATGGAGGGATCTCACCTCAATTATCCAACATGCGCCAAATTGAAAAGATCGCCCGTCCAACAGACATTCCAGAGGAAGGCTTACTAACGGATTTATTGTGGTCGGATCCGGACCCCGCCGTATCCGATTGGTCCCTAAATGACCGTGGTGTCTCCTACACATTCGGCAAAAGGAATGTATACGACTTTTGCGCGAACTtcaagtttgacctcatCATTAGGGGGCATATGGTGGTGGAAGATGGTTATGAGTTCTTTGCCAAAAAGAAGTTCGTGACAATTTTTAGCGCCCCGAACTATTGCGGGCAGTTCCAAAACTGGGGCGCCGTTATGAGTGTGACGACTGGGATGATGTGTAGTTTTGAGCTATTGAAGCCGCACGGTTTGAAAGATACACGACGGAAGTAGCGGGCACTTGTCTTCTAGTCCGCCGTTCGGTCGCATGTACACACCTGAGCCCAGGCCTTGCTGGTTATTTTGTTCCTATTCTATGTTCCGCTTTTACTTTTTCCATTTCTATTTCCTAGTCTCAATCTTATAATTTCATTAATTGACACTGTTAGTTTATTACATCTCGATGTGTATTTGTCCGCGCACATTTTGCGCCTATGACAGGGCACGCTGACCCAAACGCAGCGCCGCAGCTTGTGGTCGAATGACGCAGCGTTCTGGGGCAAAGAATGCTACAGAACCTGGCGGCTGCTTGCTAATGTGTCCTCGTTACATGTTAAAAAATGTAAAAATACTCCGATACCGGGAGTCGAACCCGGGTCTCCACGGTGAGAGCGTGATGTGATAGCCGTTACACTATATCGGAATTTGTTATGTACCTTTCTGTTTCTTGTGCCTAAGTCGTAAAAACGGCGTCCCGTGCCGTACCGCCACAGTATTACGTATTTTCGAAAAGTAACGTCTAGTCCATGATTCAGTTTCGTAAGTTCGTCGGCCCCGCGTCTGACCCAGTGGCGTCATTCTTTCAGTCCCTCAAAATGTAAGCATATCTCGATGCCGTAAGCTGGTCACCCACTAGTGGAACCATGGTGTGACATAAAGCGATAATCTTGACCCAAGTTGAGGTAGGTAGCGATACTTGACACATTACAATGATTCTGTTGGAAGTAGACGCAATAATGATGTAATTGTACACCGATATTCGAGCTCAAGAGTATATATAGAGGGCGGAGTGCATGATGAGTACAACTCTCCCAGTCTGATCAATCAACACACATAGTATACCTGACAAGATGAGAAGTATTTTCGGTTTGAAGATGATCGCGACCATGGCCTGCCCTATCCCAGCCTCTATCGGCTACACCTACTCTCAAAGAAGACAGAACGCCGAGCTCAAGCGCGGCCAGCGTACCGGGAAGTACGAGATCTGGGCTGAATACTGAGCTGGATGCAGGCGCCTAGCACAGCCCAGTTAGCATATCACATCGTGGGTCCATCGCTACCCCGAGGCCAGCAGACACAGGCCCGGCCGCTTCAGGAGGCGGCCTCGAAGCCTTGCGGTCCCGAAGGCGACTATTATATATATCTAGGGTTATTTAGTAAAGAATATGTTGGTTTGATACAATTTCTctctgccgcagcagcagcgcgcaCCGCCCGCCCGCACACAAGATTCGTCACAGCGTAAGTGCAGGTTTGGCAGAGCGCTGTGGCATTGTCCCGAAGGTCTGACCACGGAGCTCAACGTGTGTTACGGTGAGCGACGTTATGCGCCGTTACCCGACTTTTTTTGCGGGACGGCTGTCGTTGTGACCATTGAGGTTCGACAACTGAGTACAAAAACCAGTTCACCACTGTTACACCGCCATCAGCCACCAGAGACAAGTGAAGAATACATAGGCTGATGTCGTTGGCAGAGTTTGACGAGCTACGGTGGGACCATTCGTGCGACAGGCTTGATGTCCCCTCCAACTACTTGAAGCGCAAGGCCAGGAAGACTCCAGGCGGGCTCGAAGAGCTCCGCAAGTCCATGACCTCAGCCACGATATACGTCGGTAACCTTTCATTCTATACCTCAGAGGAGCAGCTCTACGAGCTTTTCAGCAAGTGCGGGTCCATTGAGAAAATCATCATGGGCCTCGATCGTTTTAAATTCACGCCATGCGGCTTCTGCTTTATCATATACCAGACTCCCCAGGAGGCGCTTGCGGCGCTGAAGTACCTATCCAAGACCAAGCTAGATGACCGAGAGATCACGATCGACTTAGACCCAGGCTTTGAAGAGGGCCGCCAGTTTGGCCGCGGAAAGAACGGTGGCCAGGTCAGTGACGAGTTGCGGTTCGAGTTCGATGCCTCACGCGGTGGCTTTTATGTGCCTTTGGAGAACCGCATCGGTGCAGTTAACCACTTcggcgcgcggcggatCCGCGACCCGCACAAGaaccaccaccaccaccaccatggtcaccaccaccaccacgGACAGCCCCATGCTGCGGCGGCCAAGGTAAACCCCATGGAAGTCGAAGAGGAACTCGATAGCTACATCCCCGGGCAATAGGTGCTAAGCGCTCGTGTATGCTGAAAGTAGATAGATAGATCGCCGCTCTTGCTAGCTCGGCTCGCGCCCGCACCCACTTTCACTCTGCTCATGTCATTACCATTAGTTATTAGTATTAATTACATTTTAACGCAAACACAGTTTTCTAGGTATGTATATTATGATAAGTCTTATAAATACAATGCACATGTAACGGGAGCAGAGTACATAATGAGTGCTTAGGTATTCAACTGTAGGAGTCTCCAAACGGAATGCGGTAGGATGTTCAAGCGTTTGTACCAGACAAGTTCTTCAAATCTTCCAACCTATCTATCAACTTTTTCCTTCTCGTCAGCGGCATAATGCTGAACCGCTTATCCAGCTCGGAGTCCGACCGCGAAATCTCCCCTTGGTCGCTCGACGGTTCTGATGGAGACTGCGCTGTTATGTTTCCACTGTAGCTTTTGGACAGCTTGTAGTAGTTCTGGAAGATCTTCCGGCGCCGGACATTGATAAACCAATTGGAGAGCTGCACCGGGTTGAGGCCTGTCTGCTTCAGAAGCTCTTTCTTCTCCTGCGGCGATGGATACGGGTTGTCGTAATGGTTCCGCAGCCACTCGTTGAGTATGTCCACCGTCTCTTTAGGCAAGTTCGAGCGCCGGTGCTGCTTTTTGGTCTCTTTGAGTTTGCCCTTTGTGCCGTCTGGCGCAGGCTCCTGCTGGTCATCGCGGCCATACACTGTGAACGGCTCcgtcgccggcgccgccggtgCCCCCTCTACCGGCGAAAGAAAGTGCGATATGCTGTGATGTCGAGGTGGTGGCTGCGGCCATGGCCGAATCTGCGGGAGCGAGGGCGATCGCATCCTGCCAAAGAATACAGGTGCCTCcgctggcggcgccgcaCCGAATTCATTCAACCCGGGTGCCACCGCCCGAGGCGAATGTCCATGCGCATACCCAACCGGCTGTTCGCCGTAGGGGTACTGTTCCGTGTCCACAACGTCCACGATGTTAAGAATATGGTGAATAGAAGGCAATTTTATGGGGTTGCCGGGCATGCTGTGATAATAGAGAGGAGATTTGTATTGTTCACTGCTCGAGGAGCCAATCCTTCAGGTAATATATGACAATAGTAACCGTTGGCTTTTATTGTCCTGAGTCTTTCGAGAAAAAAAATGTCGATCACTGAGTGCTGAAACGGCGGGCTGCAGGTCGCGTTTTAAGTAGTGTGGCCGCCAGATTGCCACTGAGAGCAGGTAGTATGCAACTTGGTAGGAGACCCTGTGCGCTCCAGTACAAGGGGCTGTAGACGTCGACTGGGAGTGTTGCACTGAGTGGAAGCAGTGGATGTAGTGAGGCCTGGCGATCAGTATAATAGGCCCACAGAGGGTTTATATATTGCTTTGGGGCAGAGGTCCGTAAGCAGAGCAGTTTATCATCTTTCGTGCCAACTTTTGGGGAGGCATGAATGCAAATGGCATTTATATATCGACGAAAAAGTCGGATGATAATCGTTGCCGGCGGCAAGGACAAAGGAAGGGAGTTGGCAGCGGGCGTGCTACGAATTTCGATTCGATCTTATTGGACTTGGACGGCAAATGTGTCATGTAGTTGCCAGGAGTGCCGCAGAAGAGGCAGGCAGCTGCGAGGTAGAGACGGTTAATCACGCAAGTGGCAGTGCCTgtgcggcagcggcggccgcTTATGCAATAAGTACAGTACGTTGCACCAAGATCCGGCCACCGCGCGGTGCTCTGCATTTCTGCGTAGAGACAGCCCCTTTGACGGTTTGGCCGGCGGGCACGCGCACGCGCTGGTTGACTTTGCAGTTGAATCACGCGGCGGAGCCTGCGGCACTGGGGGTTTTGCCAATTGACACTTCTGCCTGTGGCTGCGGCGTTGCCCAGTGGGCTTTATGGCACGAATCTGCAGTTTCGAGGCAGAAGAATGGAGACGTTCCCCTCTACcggctgccgcagctgccATGACAATTGGGCTTCCGGGAGACC
This is a stretch of genomic DNA from Eremothecium gossypii ATCC 10895 chromosome VI, complete sequence. It encodes these proteins:
- the PPQ1 gene encoding protein-serine/threonine phosphatase (Syntenic homolog of Saccharomyces cerevisiae YPL179W (PPQ1)), yielding MGNSPSKDSPYAFQSTTQQAGAGSQQQSSLADENPNEPNDPDDSRLTPTHTKNISISKPRNSHVITSGVSAVAPTSVRRSPYYDLKIDVNMARALQPVSTSSDSFSSSSSSSSAASSSSTASSSTSLCAKPGETAAVPGHCGYGREHGFLSLKSSLSSSSDTALSSINVSGGGSLPTIAEERENSHIIARNSKATSAPSYSHMAKKSRIANPRSETPIVLKRNPHDPYNNDKLNIDDAIEKLLYIGDSRSYHSRDFPFHSWEVQLICATVREIFLEQPSLLRLQAPIKIVGDVHGQFTDLLRILKLSGVPDETNYLFLGDYVDRGKQSLETILLLLCYKIKYPDRFFMLRGNHESASVTKMYGFYDECKRRMSTKTWKQFVDVFNTLPFAAIVQDKIFCVHGGISPQLSNMRQIEKIARPTDIPEEGLLTDLLWSDPDPAVSDWSLNDRGVSYTFGKRNVYDFCANFKFDLIIRGHMVVEDGYEFFAKKKFVTIFSAPNYCGQFQNWGAVMSVTTGMMCSFELLKPHGLKDTRRK
- the CTI6 gene encoding Cti6p (Syntenic homolog of Saccharomyces cerevisiae YPL181W (CTI6)); its protein translation is MTRAELKEPQSMDHALLHRKRARVHDDGQDGRVMDEEDEDEDVAHEAEEDGDDDEEGETRCVCGELDPPDASGFFIQCESCSVWQHGYCVGIMEGESTPDKYWCEQCRPEQHAVYTNDLGKRRSNYKPTQQRRRQSRRAKRGDRSADSASDADRQRRRYDDELRPRSRDSGQYDDDARGPNSSAGSEQDERRLLNRKRATLSAREEKQYQLMLEAIRESRRTSQPEEVLKAEHKDLSDRELSGEDTSPTTATSSTSMGTLPPVTTKQEQGKGSSSEASRVLGSGPPVSSGSAGAMRKRTRGKSATSNSSSEEDGGRKRSRRGGTRKSAGSSMQRVPPGSNSSVGGNNASTNGQEVGIGKPIKPRLPTQKTSISEMRRRIYAILEYLSRTQSQLTDGELGKEQLIQFVENDDFICKINTIFQDYSKSLKLMDSLTRKLLLWEQKYASEGPAT
- the CBC2 gene encoding nuclear cap-binding protein subunit CBC2 (Syntenic homolog of Saccharomyces cerevisiae YPL178W (CBC2)); protein product: MSLAEFDELRWDHSCDRLDVPSNYLKRKARKTPGGLEELRKSMTSATIYVGNLSFYTSEEQLYELFSKCGSIEKIIMGLDRFKFTPCGFCFIIYQTPQEALAALKYLSKTKLDDREITIDLDPGFEEGRQFGRGKNGGQVSDELRFEFDASRGGFYVPLENRIGAVNHFGARRIRDPHKNHHHHHHGHHHHHGQPHAAAAKVNPMEVEEELDSYIPGQ
- a CDS encoding homeobox domain-containing protein (Syntenic homolog of Saccharomyces cerevisiae YPL177C (CUP9) and YGL096W (TOS8)) → MPGNPIKLPSIHHILNIVDVVDTEQYPYGEQPVGYAHGHSPRAVAPGLNEFGAAPPAEAPVFFGRMRSPSLPQIRPWPQPPPRHHSISHFLSPVEGAPAAPATEPFTVYGRDDQQEPAPDGTKGKLKETKKQHRRSNLPKETVDILNEWLRNHYDNPYPSPQEKKELLKQTGLNPVQLSNWFINVRRRKIFQNYYKLSKSYSGNITAQSPSEPSSDQGEISRSDSELDKRFSIMPLTRRKKLIDRLEDLKNLSGTNA